From a single Micromonospora pallida genomic region:
- a CDS encoding low temperature requirement protein A yields the protein MTTTRPPPADRLEPAAHGPRRASFLELFFDLVFVFAFTRISARAFEDLALEPGGSAGWHPVTGGGKTLLLVLALWSIWQGTTLTIGRYDPYHLWLQTIVITSLVAAMVMGVAIPKAYTSYGLMFAGAYVVAQLSRPLILFLALRRYHLRQLKVRVLVVYAVVAVPWLVGALLPVMPRVILWTLALAIECVAARTGWPVPGLGRSRLDRWQPAGEHLAERYQQFFLIAVGETILFSGLAYSARSFTPARTTAFGLALLTSILLWRIYFHRAGRILAEAVAMATQPAAIARSAADTHLVMVTGVVAAAIGYELAIEHPLDHPEASWIALILGGPLLFLAGRARFEYEVFGRVSPSRWIAMAALVAPVWVLLHHPLLYSAGTAAVVLLAVAVADARRAHHRPPEPAAPPF from the coding sequence GTGACCACGACGCGCCCCCCGCCCGCCGACCGGCTCGAGCCGGCGGCGCACGGCCCCCGACGCGCCTCGTTCCTCGAACTCTTCTTCGACCTCGTCTTCGTCTTCGCCTTCACCCGGATCTCGGCCCGTGCCTTCGAGGACCTCGCGCTGGAGCCTGGGGGCAGCGCCGGTTGGCATCCGGTGACCGGCGGTGGAAAGACCCTGCTGCTCGTGCTCGCCCTCTGGTCCATCTGGCAGGGCACGACGTTGACCATCGGTCGGTACGACCCGTACCACCTCTGGTTGCAGACGATCGTGATCACCTCGCTGGTCGCCGCGATGGTAATGGGGGTAGCGATCCCCAAGGCGTACACCAGCTACGGGTTGATGTTCGCCGGCGCGTACGTCGTCGCCCAGCTCTCCCGTCCCCTGATCCTGTTCCTCGCGCTGCGCCGGTACCACTTACGCCAGCTCAAGGTGCGCGTGCTGGTGGTGTACGCGGTGGTGGCGGTGCCCTGGCTGGTCGGGGCGCTCCTGCCGGTCATGCCCCGGGTGATCCTGTGGACGCTGGCCCTGGCCATCGAGTGCGTCGCCGCCCGGACCGGCTGGCCGGTTCCCGGCCTGGGCCGCTCACGACTGGACCGGTGGCAGCCGGCCGGCGAGCACCTGGCCGAGCGCTACCAGCAGTTCTTCCTCATCGCGGTCGGGGAGACGATCCTGTTCAGCGGTCTGGCCTACAGCGCCCGGTCGTTCACCCCGGCCCGGACGACGGCGTTCGGCCTCGCGCTGCTGACCTCGATCCTGCTCTGGCGGATCTACTTCCACCGGGCCGGACGGATCCTGGCCGAGGCGGTGGCCATGGCCACCCAGCCCGCCGCCATCGCCCGCTCGGCCGCCGACACGCACCTGGTGATGGTGACCGGGGTGGTGGCCGCCGCCATCGGTTACGAACTCGCCATCGAGCACCCCCTGGACCACCCGGAGGCGTCCTGGATCGCGTTGATCCTCGGCGGGCCGCTGCTCTTCCTCGCCGGCCGGGCCCGGTTCGAGTACGAGGTGTTCGGCCGGGTGTCCCCGTCCCGGTGGATCGCCATGGCCGCCCTGGTCGCCCCGGTCTGGGTGCTGCTGCACCACCCGTTGCTGTACTCCGCCGGGACTGCGGCGGTGGTCCTGCTCGCGGTGGCGGTGGCCGATGCCCGACGGGCCCATCACCGCCCGCCCGAACCCGCCGCTCCCCCGTTCTGA
- a CDS encoding phosphatase PAP2 family protein, giving the protein MRASARVWTAVWLVLLAVVYAVALVAVWRLALHTRTGQWLDTVALTGNRIGQDRIDEPVDRVLNAVSVVSLLAATAVIGFIALLRRRIALAVTATALIVGANVTTQLLKNGLDRPDYGIDPERAAVGNSLPSGHACVAASVAVALVLVLPRKVRVLGAFLGAGYAALNGVATLSAGWHRPSDAVAAFLVVGGWAAAGGLLLLLTQREQAQVEPADAHRRSALLLGVVGLFAIVVAAVALAWLDGQPTEPVSELSRRPLLVGYAGSAAGIVGVMAVVMALVLASVHRLVPRVKG; this is encoded by the coding sequence GTGCGAGCGTCGGCGAGGGTCTGGACCGCAGTGTGGCTGGTACTGCTGGCGGTCGTGTACGCGGTGGCACTGGTCGCGGTCTGGCGACTTGCCCTGCACACCCGGACCGGCCAGTGGCTGGACACGGTGGCGTTGACCGGCAACCGGATCGGGCAGGACCGCATCGACGAGCCGGTCGACCGGGTGCTCAACGCGGTGTCCGTGGTGTCCCTGCTGGCGGCGACCGCGGTGATCGGGTTCATCGCGCTGCTGCGCCGCCGGATCGCCCTGGCGGTCACCGCCACCGCGCTCATCGTCGGCGCGAACGTCACCACGCAACTACTCAAAAACGGCCTCGACCGGCCGGACTACGGCATCGACCCGGAGCGGGCCGCGGTCGGCAACAGCCTGCCCAGCGGGCACGCCTGCGTGGCCGCCTCGGTGGCCGTGGCGTTGGTTCTCGTCCTGCCCCGCAAGGTCCGGGTGCTCGGGGCGTTCCTCGGGGCCGGGTACGCCGCCCTGAACGGGGTCGCCACCCTCTCGGCCGGCTGGCACCGCCCCAGTGACGCGGTCGCCGCGTTTCTGGTGGTCGGCGGCTGGGCCGCCGCCGGGGGACTGCTGCTGTTGCTCACCCAGCGGGAGCAGGCCCAGGTCGAACCGGCCGACGCGCACCGTAGGTCGGCCCTGCTCCTGGGTGTCGTCGGCCTGTTCGCGATCGTCGTCGCCGCGGTCGCGCTGGCGTGGCTGGACGGCCAGCCCACGGAACCGGTCAGCGAACTGAGCCGGCGGCCCCTCCTCGTCGGGTACGCCGGCAGCGCCGCCGGCATCGTGGGGGTCATGGCGGTGGTGATGGCGCTGGTGCTCGCCTCGGTGCACCGACTCGTGCCCCGGGTCAAGGGCTGA
- a CDS encoding DUF3488 and transglutaminase-like domain-containing protein — protein MTGLAGIALGRVYAGDLLTRLLLGAAVGSVLVSVAARRLRSWLVAPLSVLALAGYTALALRVAAQRADLPGGLGQLVVDAAGNGVARLLTAMIPVEPTPDTVLVPLVATWLAGLAGAEVALRAGRVLLGFLPPTLLYAGAVYVVGPNADPVLWPTLAFAGLAAIGLAVTGGTAPPGADGDLTTEARTALRTTRTVTTAAGLAVVVGLVALLAPVVAGQVDGRPADPRRYVEPPRVETLDENPLIRISGWALNPERKLLDVAVDGASPTAAPAADAGPPEPGSDEVRLRLAVLSDYDGVTWRVGATYRNAGRVLPAVEPAPGSRLDTVRQEITVADLSGRLLPAVATPREVDGARVAYDPATGTLIRPDGLTPGLRYTVTSVRERPDLNLIATADVPAGDAVSRELRVADGVPDPMRRLAAQLAEENGAPYARAAAIEQFLAEHYRVVADAPSGHAYPNLNFFLFGPRNAGGQRGTSEQFAAAFAVLGRLTGLPTRVVVGFSTSGSGPVRAADAFAWPEVLFDGLGWVAFDPLPRPDDEPRPVEEDFRPTPEEPPPSEVPEPTVEPTATPPAVAAPPRRESTGTPVAVLVGGGSAALLLLVAAVLAVLVAARRTLTRRRLGRGDPAQRIAGAWREVTDALRLAGQPVGGDLAATEVAAHARRLVVDGTPDQDETTTPTAASPVEELAALVNRVTFAPDGADDDAATHAGRIATDYGRELRSAQPRWRRVLWPVHPGPLRWRP, from the coding sequence ATGACCGGCCTGGCCGGGATCGCGCTGGGCCGGGTGTACGCCGGGGACCTGCTGACCCGGTTGCTGCTCGGCGCGGCGGTCGGGTCGGTGCTGGTCAGCGTCGCCGCCCGCCGGCTGCGGTCCTGGCTGGTCGCACCGCTGTCGGTGCTGGCCCTCGCCGGCTACACGGCGCTGGCGCTGCGGGTGGCGGCCCAGCGGGCCGACCTGCCGGGCGGTCTCGGACAGCTCGTGGTGGACGCCGCCGGCAACGGCGTCGCCCGGCTGCTGACCGCGATGATCCCGGTCGAACCGACCCCGGACACCGTGCTGGTGCCGCTGGTCGCCACCTGGCTGGCGGGGCTGGCCGGGGCGGAGGTGGCGCTGCGCGCCGGGCGGGTGCTGCTGGGCTTTCTGCCGCCGACGCTGCTCTACGCCGGTGCGGTCTACGTGGTGGGTCCGAACGCCGACCCGGTGCTCTGGCCGACGCTGGCGTTCGCCGGGCTGGCCGCGATCGGGCTGGCCGTCACGGGCGGGACCGCGCCGCCGGGAGCGGACGGTGACCTGACCACCGAGGCGCGAACGGCGCTGCGGACCACCCGGACGGTCACCACCGCCGCCGGGCTGGCCGTGGTGGTGGGACTGGTGGCTCTGCTGGCGCCGGTGGTAGCCGGGCAGGTCGACGGCCGCCCGGCGGATCCCCGCCGGTACGTGGAGCCGCCCCGGGTGGAGACGCTGGACGAGAACCCGCTGATCCGCATCTCCGGGTGGGCGCTGAACCCCGAGCGGAAGCTGCTCGACGTCGCGGTCGACGGCGCGTCCCCGACCGCCGCTCCCGCCGCGGATGCCGGGCCGCCGGAACCCGGGTCGGACGAGGTGCGGCTGCGGCTGGCGGTGCTCAGCGACTACGACGGGGTGACCTGGCGGGTCGGCGCGACCTACCGCAACGCCGGCCGGGTCCTGCCGGCCGTCGAGCCCGCTCCGGGCAGCCGGTTGGACACCGTCCGGCAGGAGATCACCGTGGCGGATCTCAGTGGACGGCTGCTGCCGGCCGTCGCCACTCCCCGGGAAGTCGACGGGGCGCGGGTGGCGTACGACCCGGCGACCGGGACGCTGATCCGCCCGGACGGGCTGACGCCGGGACTGCGGTACACGGTCACCTCGGTACGGGAACGCCCGGACCTGAACCTCATCGCCACCGCCGACGTACCCGCCGGCGATGCGGTCTCCCGGGAGCTGCGGGTCGCCGACGGGGTGCCGGACCCGATGCGCCGCCTCGCCGCCCAGCTCGCCGAGGAGAACGGCGCCCCGTACGCCCGGGCCGCCGCGATCGAGCAGTTCCTCGCCGAGCACTACCGGGTGGTGGCCGACGCGCCGAGCGGGCACGCGTACCCGAACCTGAACTTCTTCCTGTTCGGGCCGCGCAACGCCGGTGGGCAGCGGGGCACCTCCGAGCAGTTCGCGGCCGCGTTCGCGGTGCTCGGTCGGTTGACCGGGCTGCCCACCCGGGTGGTGGTCGGGTTCAGCACCTCCGGCAGCGGGCCGGTGCGGGCCGCCGACGCGTTCGCCTGGCCGGAGGTGCTTTTCGACGGGCTCGGTTGGGTCGCCTTCGACCCGCTGCCCCGGCCTGACGACGAGCCGCGCCCGGTGGAGGAGGACTTCCGGCCGACCCCGGAGGAGCCGCCCCCATCGGAGGTGCCGGAGCCGACCGTCGAGCCGACCGCCACTCCCCCGGCGGTGGCCGCCCCGCCGCGCCGGGAGTCGACGGGGACACCGGTGGCGGTGCTGGTGGGCGGCGGCTCCGCCGCGCTGCTGCTGCTCGTCGCGGCGGTACTGGCGGTGCTGGTCGCGGCCCGCCGGACGCTGACCCGACGGCGACTCGGTCGGGGTGACCCCGCGCAGCGCATCGCCGGCGCCTGGCGGGAGGTGACCGACGCGCTGCGGCTCGCCGGGCAGCCGGTCGGCGGAGACCTGGCCGCCACCGAGGTGGCCGCGCACGCCCGCCGGCTGGTGGTCGACGGCACCCCGGATCAAGACGAAACGACGACCCCGACGGCCGCGTCCCCGGTGGAGGAGTTGGCGGCGCTGGTCAACCGGGTCACGTTCGCCCCGGACGGGGCCGACGATGACGCGGCCACGCACGCCGGACGGATCGCCACCGACTACGGGCGTGAGCTGCGGTCGGCCCAGCCCCGCTGGCGGCGGGTGCTCTGGCCCGTCCACCCGGGCCCGCTGCGCTGGCGCCCCTGA
- a CDS encoding roadblock/LC7 domain-containing protein: protein MMTLSQEARDLSWLVSAFTERVPGVVHAIVVSSDGLLVAISDHLPRDHADKLAAVTSGLMSITAGAAQMFDGDIVKQTVVEMGRGYFLVMQIRDGSILATLAAGDADIGVVGYEMARLAKQAGEKLTPALRAELQQALPR, encoded by the coding sequence TTGATGACGCTGAGTCAAGAGGCTCGTGATCTGAGCTGGTTGGTCAGTGCGTTCACCGAGCGGGTGCCGGGCGTCGTGCACGCGATCGTGGTCTCGTCCGATGGGTTGTTGGTGGCGATCTCCGACCACCTGCCCCGGGACCATGCCGACAAGCTCGCCGCGGTGACGTCCGGGCTGATGAGCATCACGGCCGGGGCGGCCCAGATGTTCGACGGCGACATCGTCAAGCAGACGGTGGTGGAGATGGGACGGGGTTACTTCCTCGTCATGCAGATCCGCGACGGGTCGATCCTGGCCACCCTGGCGGCGGGGGACGCGGACATCGGCGTGGTGGGGTACGAGATGGCCCGGTTGGCCAAGCAGGCCGGGGAGAAGCTGACACCGGCGCTGCGGGCGGAGTTGCAGCAGGCGTTGCCGCGCTGA
- a CDS encoding CPBP family intramembrane glutamic endopeptidase, whose protein sequence is MSATPVPPSTPADPLHGGGPNRLPDRADFPLYDGRPVRLNGARWAVLMGAVVVAAAADLIVALPGPPWLSVAVRGVLFFGIPLLVLSRLAPGTLSYLFQPVRPKHVGLMVAFAAINLVLSYVIALVVSIFLKVSSNPSNEVLAGLDTAGRVAYFASTIPQLIGEEVFTVLPFLAFLTLATTALGTGRRTGVVLAVIGSAVLFAAIHLPTYDWNIAQCLLIIGTARVVLLIPYLITKNLWTSVGAHVLSDWTLFGLGLLTAHHTS, encoded by the coding sequence ATGAGTGCCACGCCCGTTCCGCCCAGCACGCCCGCTGATCCTCTTCACGGTGGTGGCCCGAACCGTCTGCCGGACCGTGCGGACTTCCCCCTCTACGACGGGCGGCCGGTGCGCCTGAACGGTGCGCGGTGGGCCGTGCTCATGGGCGCGGTGGTGGTCGCCGCCGCCGCGGACCTGATCGTCGCCCTGCCCGGCCCGCCCTGGCTCAGCGTCGCGGTGCGCGGCGTCCTCTTCTTCGGCATCCCGCTGCTCGTGCTCTCCCGACTGGCCCCGGGGACGCTGTCGTACCTGTTCCAGCCGGTGCGCCCGAAGCACGTGGGCCTCATGGTCGCCTTCGCCGCGATCAATCTGGTGCTGTCCTACGTGATCGCGCTCGTCGTCTCCATCTTCCTGAAGGTCAGCAGCAACCCCAGCAACGAGGTGTTGGCCGGGCTCGACACGGCCGGCCGGGTGGCGTACTTCGCCAGCACCATCCCCCAGTTGATCGGCGAGGAGGTCTTCACCGTCCTGCCGTTCCTGGCGTTCCTCACCCTGGCCACAACGGCGTTGGGCACCGGGCGGCGCACCGGTGTGGTCCTGGCGGTGATCGGCAGCGCGGTGCTGTTCGCGGCCATCCACCTGCCGACCTACGACTGGAACATCGCCCAGTGCCTGCTCATCATCGGCACCGCCCGCGTCGTTCTGCTGATCCCCTATCTGATCACCAAGAATCTGTGGACCTCTGTGGGAGCGCACGTCCTCAGCGACTGGACCCTCTTCGGCCTGGGGCTGCTCACCGCCCACCACACCTCGTGA
- a CDS encoding YbhB/YbcL family Raf kinase inhibitor-like protein, whose amino-acid sequence MAGIMLRSTAFNDHDLLPGRFSREGGNLSPPLQWAEVPDSARELVLMVEDPDAGKTPFLHWLVTGIDPATGGTDEGAVPPGGREWPNDFGQTGWSGPHPPQGEEAHRYFFRLYALDQPLELPATPHASDVHRALGGQEIASGTTVGTFYR is encoded by the coding sequence ATGGCCGGGATCATGCTGCGCAGCACGGCGTTCAACGACCACGACCTGTTGCCGGGGCGGTTCTCCCGGGAAGGGGGCAACCTGTCCCCGCCGTTGCAGTGGGCCGAGGTCCCCGACTCGGCACGGGAGCTGGTGCTGATGGTGGAGGACCCGGACGCCGGAAAGACGCCGTTCCTGCACTGGCTGGTGACCGGGATCGACCCCGCCACCGGTGGCACGGACGAGGGCGCGGTCCCGCCGGGCGGCCGGGAGTGGCCGAACGACTTCGGTCAGACGGGCTGGTCCGGGCCGCACCCGCCGCAGGGCGAGGAGGCGCACCGGTACTTCTTCCGCCTGTACGCGCTGGACCAGCCGCTGGAACTGCCGGCGACCCCGCACGCGTCGGACGTGCACCGCGCGCTCGGCGGCCAGGAGATCGCCAGCGGGACGACGGTCGGCACGTTCTACCGCTGA
- a CDS encoding DUF3159 domain-containing protein, whose translation MAGTSQTDRPSVPEPREPESLADLLGGRRGAVDATLPPLAFGLGWLLGGESLWGGVLAAVLTGSVVAGWRLRRGDRPRSVLIGLLAVCVAALIALRTGRATDFFLLQVLANLASALAWAVSIVVRWPLLGVLVGVALGQRTRWRRDPTLLRAYGRGSWVWAATYALRLAVFVPLYLGGQVVALVVARVALSWPLVATALAVSWLVVRRSLPVGHPGLRHPLVPSEEDTAGSEEDTARP comes from the coding sequence GTGGCCGGTACGTCGCAGACCGATCGTCCGTCCGTACCCGAGCCACGGGAGCCGGAGTCCCTGGCCGACCTGCTCGGCGGGCGGCGGGGGGCGGTGGACGCCACCCTGCCCCCACTCGCCTTCGGTCTGGGCTGGCTGCTGGGCGGCGAGTCGCTGTGGGGTGGGGTCCTCGCAGCGGTGCTGACCGGATCCGTGGTCGCCGGCTGGCGGCTACGCCGGGGCGACCGGCCCCGGTCGGTGCTGATCGGGCTGCTCGCGGTCTGCGTGGCCGCGCTGATCGCCCTGCGCACCGGACGGGCGACCGACTTCTTCCTGCTCCAGGTGCTCGCCAACCTAGCCAGCGCGCTGGCCTGGGCGGTCAGCATCGTGGTGCGCTGGCCGCTGCTCGGAGTGCTGGTCGGGGTGGCGTTGGGGCAGCGCACCCGCTGGCGGCGGGACCCGACGCTGCTGCGCGCGTACGGGCGGGGCAGTTGGGTGTGGGCGGCGACGTACGCGCTGCGGTTGGCGGTGTTCGTGCCGCTGTACCTCGGCGGCCAAGTGGTCGCGTTGGTGGTGGCCCGGGTGGCGCTGTCCTGGCCGCTGGTGGCCACGGCGCTGGCGGTGAGCTGGCTGGTGGTGCGTCGTTCGCTGCCGGTCGGGCATCCGGGGCTGCGGCATCCGCTCGTACCGTCGGAAGAGGACACGGCTGGTTCCGAAGAGGACACCGCACGTCCCTGA
- a CDS encoding LLM class F420-dependent oxidoreductase, which yields MTVPLAGVPLADHAAVYAALDRAGFTDVWSAEVNGTDAVTPLALAAAWQPRLRLGTAVTPVFTRGPGLLAMSAAALAEAAPGRFSLGIGASSSTVVRDWNAVPFVEPFRRTRDVLRFLRAALRGETVDEVYDTFTVRRFRLERPPAVPPPILLAALRPGMLRLAAAEADGVVLNWLAAEDVPTVVAACGDRRPGFEVAARIFVCPTEDADHARAVGRRLITSYLTVPAYAEFHRWLGREPVLGGMWRAWAAGDRRGAGAAVPDELVDALVLHGSPEACRAGVRRYVEAGVGVPVLALLPTPELTAGGAPALAALVSRLGPGRLTGPGGTPPDSGQGGV from the coding sequence ATGACGGTCCCGCTCGCCGGGGTGCCGCTCGCCGACCACGCCGCCGTGTACGCGGCCCTCGACCGGGCGGGGTTCACCGACGTGTGGTCCGCCGAGGTCAACGGCACCGACGCGGTCACGCCGCTGGCGCTCGCCGCCGCCTGGCAACCCCGACTGCGCCTCGGCACGGCGGTGACGCCGGTGTTCACCCGGGGCCCCGGCCTGCTGGCGATGAGCGCGGCGGCGTTGGCGGAGGCCGCGCCCGGACGGTTCAGTCTCGGTATCGGCGCGTCCTCGTCGACCGTGGTACGGGACTGGAACGCGGTGCCCTTCGTCGAGCCGTTCCGGCGTACCCGGGACGTGCTGCGGTTCCTGCGGGCGGCGCTGCGCGGCGAGACGGTCGACGAGGTCTACGACACCTTCACCGTCCGCCGGTTTCGGCTGGAGCGACCGCCCGCCGTGCCGCCGCCGATCCTGCTTGCCGCCCTGCGGCCGGGGATGCTCCGGCTGGCCGCCGCCGAGGCGGACGGGGTGGTCCTCAACTGGCTCGCCGCCGAGGACGTGCCCACCGTCGTCGCGGCCTGCGGCGACCGGCGGCCCGGCTTCGAGGTGGCCGCCCGGATCTTCGTGTGTCCGACCGAGGACGCCGACCATGCCCGTGCCGTCGGCCGACGGCTGATCACCAGCTACCTGACCGTGCCGGCGTACGCGGAGTTCCACCGCTGGCTGGGGCGGGAGCCGGTGCTCGGCGGGATGTGGCGGGCGTGGGCGGCCGGGGACCGACGCGGCGCGGGCGCGGCGGTGCCCGACGAACTGGTCGACGCACTGGTGCTGCACGGCTCACCCGAGGCGTGCCGGGCCGGGGTACGCCGGTACGTCGAGGCCGGTGTCGGCGTGCCGGTGCTGGCGCTGCTGCCCACCCCGGAGCTGACCGCCGGGGGCGCGCCGGCGCTGGCCGCCCTGGTCAGCCGACTCGGCCCCGGACGCCTGACGGGCCCGGGCGGGACGCCACCGGACAGCGGTCAGGGCGGTGTCTGA
- a CDS encoding sensor histidine kinase, with translation MGTGPEPGESVVSNQRRRRLDVRVVPPHRRRSPFRLRDWRMGTKLAAVLIIPSVAFLVLAGVQTRGLVGQAGVLNEFAEQVSISRELTDVVHQLQQERDRSAGELAGLRLTGAETVRSDPVATLKPLQDATDAAMQRLRRAAEPLADSDAAWRVTYSEVLEAYEQVVYIRSAIAPGVLSSETILSNYHRLIDELLNLLAEPSPGPDAPALSDAVLRYVQLARVKELSSRIRAQLYVAARAGRYGVDDQVLLTDLRAQQLTALGAFRVAATKDQVSRYDQTSRDPAFGAATRLEEQSLPVGGADPAVLPATQWWAASEQRHELLRQVEAGVIEDAVVQADEARGAQLRDTLLVLGGIVAVLLVALLISTLIGRSIARSMRLVRGQALRIAQLELPEALEQLRTVTGGVPEIEVAPAVVRSLDEIGELAEAFVAVHRSAVSVAMEQATMRRNVNAMFVNLARRSQVLVERQLELLDELEREESDPDQLENLFKLDHLAARLRRNDESLLVLSGADSRRRWNRPIGLASVLLAAGAEIEQYQRLRHESVADLHVVGHAVGELVHLLAELLENATAFSRPETVVRVNARVVTCGALIEITDEGFGMSPSALEQTNRLLASPPPADVAASERMGLFVVGHLAARHDIEVRLCGGPEGVTVRVTLPAALLAPAPDRDVHTPASRRMLTAAVAGAVGAAPVARRPGAVGALPTGRRTGARALPAGSASATSGPIAGRGEWPVAGRRPDQPAGPRPVPTRAEDVLAPANGTASAPSTWWSRKGPPAAASGVGTSAPPAIPVTGGVNRRGLPVRVPMAQLAAVTQSAPPAAPAPRHDPDPDAVGGMLSRLYSGVRRAEAEDDTREITMPDDTRETPAAGVRSEGEQN, from the coding sequence GTGGGGACCGGCCCGGAACCGGGGGAGAGCGTGGTGTCGAACCAGCGCCGACGCCGACTCGACGTCCGGGTGGTGCCGCCGCACCGGCGTCGATCCCCGTTCCGTCTGCGGGACTGGCGGATGGGGACCAAACTGGCCGCTGTGCTGATCATCCCGTCGGTGGCGTTCCTGGTGCTGGCGGGGGTGCAGACCCGGGGCCTGGTCGGGCAGGCCGGCGTGCTCAACGAGTTCGCCGAGCAGGTGTCGATCAGCCGGGAACTCACCGACGTGGTGCACCAGCTCCAGCAGGAACGGGACCGCTCCGCCGGTGAGTTGGCCGGACTGCGGCTGACCGGCGCGGAGACGGTGCGCAGCGACCCGGTGGCGACGTTGAAACCGTTGCAGGACGCGACGGACGCGGCGATGCAGCGGCTGCGGCGAGCCGCGGAACCCCTGGCGGACTCCGACGCGGCGTGGCGGGTGACGTACTCGGAGGTCCTGGAAGCCTACGAGCAGGTCGTCTACATCCGTTCGGCGATCGCGCCGGGGGTGCTCAGCAGCGAGACGATCCTCAGCAACTACCACCGGCTCATCGACGAGCTGCTCAACCTGCTGGCCGAGCCGTCGCCGGGACCGGACGCGCCCGCGCTCAGCGACGCGGTGCTGCGCTACGTGCAGCTCGCCCGGGTCAAGGAGCTCTCCTCCCGGATCCGGGCCCAGCTCTACGTGGCCGCCCGTGCCGGTCGGTACGGGGTGGACGACCAGGTCCTCCTGACCGACCTGCGGGCCCAGCAGCTCACCGCGCTGGGCGCCTTCCGGGTGGCGGCGACGAAGGACCAGGTCAGCCGCTACGACCAGACCTCCCGGGACCCGGCCTTCGGGGCGGCGACCCGCCTCGAGGAACAGAGCCTGCCGGTGGGCGGGGCCGACCCGGCCGTCCTGCCGGCGACCCAGTGGTGGGCGGCCAGCGAGCAGCGCCATGAGCTGCTGCGACAGGTCGAGGCCGGGGTGATCGAGGACGCGGTGGTCCAGGCGGACGAGGCGCGGGGCGCGCAACTGCGCGACACCCTGCTGGTGCTCGGCGGGATCGTCGCGGTGTTGCTGGTGGCGCTGCTGATCTCGACGCTGATCGGCCGGTCGATCGCCCGGTCCATGCGACTGGTGCGGGGACAGGCGTTGCGGATCGCCCAGCTCGAACTGCCCGAGGCCCTGGAACAGCTGCGTACGGTCACCGGCGGGGTCCCCGAGATCGAGGTCGCCCCGGCGGTGGTCCGCTCGCTGGACGAGATCGGTGAGCTGGCCGAGGCGTTCGTCGCGGTGCACCGCAGCGCGGTCAGCGTCGCGATGGAGCAGGCGACCATGCGCCGCAACGTCAACGCCATGTTCGTCAACCTGGCCCGGCGTAGTCAGGTGCTGGTCGAGCGGCAGTTGGAGCTGCTGGACGAGCTGGAACGGGAGGAGAGCGACCCGGACCAGCTGGAGAACCTGTTCAAGCTGGACCATCTGGCCGCCCGGTTGCGCCGTAACGACGAGAGCCTGCTGGTGCTCTCCGGGGCGGACTCGCGTCGCCGGTGGAACCGGCCCATCGGGTTGGCGTCGGTGCTGCTCGCCGCCGGTGCCGAGATCGAGCAGTACCAGCGGCTGCGGCACGAGTCCGTGGCCGACCTGCACGTGGTGGGGCACGCGGTCGGGGAGCTGGTGCACCTGTTGGCCGAGCTGCTGGAGAACGCCACCGCGTTCTCGCGGCCGGAGACGGTGGTGCGGGTCAACGCCCGGGTGGTGACCTGCGGCGCGCTCATCGAGATCACCGACGAGGGGTTCGGCATGAGCCCGTCGGCGCTGGAACAGACGAACCGGCTGCTGGCCAGCCCGCCGCCGGCCGACGTGGCGGCGTCCGAACGGATGGGCCTGTTCGTGGTGGGGCACCTGGCGGCCCGGCACGACATCGAGGTGCGGCTCTGCGGTGGGCCGGAGGGGGTGACCGTCCGGGTGACGCTGCCGGCGGCGCTACTGGCGCCGGCACCCGACCGGGACGTGCACACCCCGGCGTCGCGGCGGATGCTGACCGCCGCGGTGGCCGGCGCGGTGGGCGCGGCCCCGGTGGCCCGGCGGCCCGGGGCGGTGGGCGCGCTCCCGACGGGCCGGCGGACCGGGGCGCGGGCGCTGCCCGCCGGCTCCGCGTCGGCCACCTCGGGACCCATCGCCGGACGGGGGGAATGGCCGGTCGCAGGGCGACGCCCGGACCAGCCGGCGGGACCACGGCCGGTGCCGACGCGGGCCGAGGACGTCCTCGCCCCGGCGAATGGCACGGCGTCGGCGCCGAGCACGTGGTGGTCGCGGAAGGGGCCGCCGGCCGCCGCCTCGGGCGTGGGTACGTCAGCGCCGCCAGCCATCCCGGTGACCGGCGGGGTGAACCGGCGTGGCCTGCCGGTGCGGGTGCCGATGGCGCAGTTGGCCGCGGTGACCCAGTCGGCGCCGCCGGCCGCGCCGGCGCCCCGGCACGATCCGGACCCGGACGCGGTCGGTGGCATGCTGTCGCGGCTCTACAGCGGGGTGCGCCGGGCCGAGGCCGAGGACGACACCAGGGAGATCACCATGCCGGACGACACCCGGGAGACTCCCGCGGCCGGCGTGCGCAGCGAAGGGGAGCAAAATTGA